The genomic DNA TGTGGTTTCTACTTTCAGCTTACAATTGAGAAAGTCCTTAGTGGCACTTCATGCATCAGAAGGTATTCTGGGATTTCCTTGTTGGAGAATTCGGTCCCTTCTTTTGAAGGAGGACTCGTGGTTCATTTATATGGAACAAATCCTTACACGGAAGGTTTACCATCATAGTTTGCTTTCACATCCTCATCTTCTCCACAGTCCtctttcacatttaatttttgtatctgCCTTAAGTTCATTTGATGTGTCGCATGTTTTCCTCTGGATGATGAGTCTTTGGACAAGCCATTGCCTTCCTTAGGGCTGCTTTCACCtcctcatttttaattgtataaatGAAGGGATTCAGAAGGGGTGTCAGGATAGTATTTAGCACTGACACCACCTTATTAATCTTCAAGGAAGAGTGTGCTGTGGGTCTCAGGTACATGAACAAAACGGCACCATAGAGCAGGGAGACTGCTGTCAGGTGGGAGGCACAGGTCGAGAAAATCTTCTGTTGGCCAGTGGCTGAAGGGATCTGTAGGATGGTGGACAGGATACAGATATAAGAAATCGCTGTGAAGAGGagtgaccctgggatcaccagGACCGTCGCCAAAAGACCCAGGAGCTCCAAAATGCTTGTGTCTGTGCAGGCTGCTTTCAAAATGGGACCAACATCACAGTAGAAATGATTGATGACATTGTCGCCACAGAATGGCAACTGGATAAGCAGTAGCATCTGACAAAAGACAATGGTAAAGCCTACCACCCAGGAGCTCAGGGCAAGTTGCAGGCAGAGGTTGCTGGTCATAGTGGTGGGATAGCGAAGGGGCTTGCAGATGGCCAGGtaatggtcaaaagacatgacAATGAAGATAACTCGGCGGTTCCCAGGAAAAAGTGGAAGAAGACAGCAGGGGATGCAGATAGCTGTTCTTGCCACCACAAACGTTTCTGATAGTTTGGGAATGACCGTGGTAGGGAACCAGATCTCTAGGAAGGACAAGGTGCAAAGGAAGAAGCACATTGGTATTTGTAGCCTGGGCTCGGCCCAGACAATGGCGATTTTGAGCCCATTGCCTGCAAGGGTTAATATGTAGCTGCAAAAGATCACGAGAAAGAGAGGGATTTGTAGTCCTTGGGTATCAGGAAAGCCTAGAAGGATGAACTCTGTGATGGTCGTACCATTTGTCATGTCCCTTGATTCTCTAGAAAGACAGGCAAGAAAGTAGCTCTTTAGAATCTCATACTAATTtggacaaaaaaaagaaaaagaaagaaaaggaggactCTGATTCCATTTAAGATCCTTCAGGACACTCCCCCTccttcacatacacatatacaccctAAGCCCTCCTTCCTTACTCATGATTTGGTTTATCCTTTGGTCGACTAAACCAGCACCTAATGGACTTTGAAAGTACTTAGTATACTTGATGAGTGGAAAAGTAGTTTTCCATCCATGTATAGCTATGAGAATAACCGTTGCAATGTGCTTTAGCTGTCAATAATccatattattgttattttttattctatttaaatcCAATTTAGTGAATTTACagcgtaataatggtttcaggactagaatttagtgattcatcacttacatagaacaccccaaattattatttaaagtatGCATAacgagtggcacctgggtggctcagtctgttgagcgtctgacttcggctcaggtcatgatctctcagtctgtgggtttgagcctcacgtcgggctctgtgctgacagttcggagcctgtagcctgctttagattgtgtgtctccctctctctctgcccctcccccgctcatgctctgtctctctctttgtgccaaagataaataaacattaaaaaaattaaaaaaaaaagtatacataacGGTATGTCTGCATAAACTGAGCTGTGGGTTCATAAGAAGTGAATCCACACTTTCctattatatttgaaaagaaactatccatttatattacaaatatgttTAAGAAAGCTGATTTTGCAGCTCCCcccatgtctctgtgtgtgtatttatacaacTAAAAATCCTTGCTGTTATATATTAGTGGTGAAATACAACTTAGATAATAGAACAGATGTTTTCTCAGGAATCCACTTCCAAATTCTAGTTCAGACTTGTAACAAAGGAgactaaaaaaatattcaaactaAATGAAGAGAACTGCTTAGCAAGTAGGAAAATGCACTAAGCTTTAATTCAAaatgccttggggcacctgggtggctcagtcggttgagcacctgacttcggctcaggtcaggatctcacggtgcgtgagttggagccccacgtcgggctctgtgctgacagctcagagcctggagcctgcttcggactctctgtctccccctctctctgcccctcccccatgcacactctgtctcaaaaataaataaacattaaaaaaaaaattaaaaaaaaaaaccaaaatgccaAGACCAGCTGAATTAGGGCCTAATATGCAGAAGTACCTAATAAATGTACACTggataaagatacacacacacacacacacacacacacacacacacacaaatacccacAAACCTAAACACGaacctaaaaaagtaaaaaggctaGCAAATGCTTAGGATAACAAACTGGATCCTGGCAAGTACATTCCTACCAAAACCTTCCTTTATGACTAAGTATCTGTCCATACTAACCGAAGCATTCCTATTTGCATATGAAAATTTATAAGCTGagaattttttcttcctgttctatTAAAATTCACTAGAAAACAGTAAATCTACTTCCTATCCTATTGAGGATATTCTTCTACGTGGTTCTTTTTTGCAATGGGTAGGGTACATTGCTATGAAATGAATTGCCCCATTTTCAAAGTATGAGAAACTTAGCCTGAGAGAAGAAGCTCACAGTTCATTGATATGAGGATTAATTCTATCCCCATATTAGAGAACAAGAATTCTCTGAGAGcctaagggagaaaaatactCCCATTTCCTCCCACCTCTTTTCTACACCAggaaaggattattttttttgccTATAATGTCACAAGCTTCGGTTATTTCCCATGAAGGCTGTAAGAGACGGAGAAGCATTTGAATGTGTACTAATGGCCAGTATAACCGGCCATGAGCCTGGTCCCTCCAAATAGGGTAGATATagatttatcttcattttgcactCAGAGGAGAATGGCATTCTCTCCCGGTTAATACAAATTTTCTAAGCGCTAAACATTCCACAATTTGGAGAATTGGACCTATAAATAGCATAGGCATTTGTTGAGAGCTTCTTATGTTCCAAGTCCTACTAGAGGATTAAGGAGTTTATCAtttgatagggagagagagaccatgtaTAATAATTACAATATAGTGCAGGGAGTGATCCTATGGAGTTGTGCGCAGGTTGTTTTAGGAACAGCCAGCAGAGACCCCTTACCCAGCCTGGCAGACGTTAGGGAAGGTTTTCCAGAGAAGGAGGTGCCTCAGCCGAGTCTAAAGGAGTTCAATAGGAAAAGAGAGTGGGACAGGGAGGAAGAATGCATTCCAGACAAGGCCCGAAGTTTGTGAAATAGAACTAAAGCATAGAATCTAGCTTGAGCTGAAGCTGGGAGTCAGGCCTGTTCAGGCACTTCTGATAAGCTAACAGGTAGGGCACTTCTCAGAACCTTGAGGGTAGCATCCAAAATCCTTGGTGTGACATTCAAGACCGTTGATGATCTGGTCTTACCCTACCCAATCTTCCAGACTGATCTGccgttttcctttttctttccccattccaTGCTCTGTGCTTATTGACTTACCCAAGTTTAGAGTTTGGCTAACTATCTGTACATAAAATCTCACTGGAACTACACTAATTCGTTGGTGCtgcaatggcagagttgaatagttgcagCAGAGACTATAGGGCCCCCAAAGCCTAAACTACTCAGAATCAGGCCCTTTACAGCAacagtttgctgatccctgctcTGGTTCCCTGAAGGTGTCATCAGC from Panthera tigris isolate Pti1 chromosome D1, P.tigris_Pti1_mat1.1, whole genome shotgun sequence includes the following:
- the LOC102957136 gene encoding olfactory receptor 6X1; this encodes MTNGTTITEFILLGFPDTQGLQIPLFLVIFCSYILTLAGNGLKIAIVWAEPRLQIPMCFFLCTLSFLEIWFPTTVIPKLSETFVVARTAICIPCCLLPLFPGNRRVIFIVMSFDHYLAICKPLRYPTTMTSNLCLQLALSSWVVGFTIVFCQMLLLIQLPFCGDNVINHFYCDVGPILKAACTDTSILELLGLLATVLVIPGSLLFTAISYICILSTILQIPSATGQQKIFSTCASHLTAVSLLYGAVLFMYLRPTAHSSLKINKVVSVLNTILTPLLNPFIYTIKNEEVKAALRKAMACPKTHHPEENMRHIK